The nucleotide sequence CCCGGATGGGAAAGTGGTCTTCGCACTCAATGGATAGTTCGAATTGAAATCATACGATGCGAGAACCTTAACACCACTATCCGTGTCCGCGCTGGATTCGATCAATCTTCCGTAATCGTCATATTCGAAATAGGTCTTATTCCCATTCGGATCCGTACTATCTTCGGGAGAACCGAACGCTTTCGCATAGTTGATCGTAAATCGAGTCTGTAATTGTACGGATCCACCAAAGCTTGTCTTCTTCGTAATAAACTGGTGCAGCTCGTCGTCATACTCGTAAGAAGTCCCACGATTTGGGCTCGAACTACTATCCTTCTCCTGTACCAGATTTCCATACGCATCGTAACTCGAATCGATCACCTTGGAGGAAACGGAAGGAAGCCCGCTACCGGAATAGGAAGTAGTCTTTTTAGTCGGATTCCCTTTGGAATCGTATAAGATCGTGGTCGTAGTCTCATGAGTGGAACTTGCTAAAGAAACGACCCGCTTCGGACGAGTTTGATTCGAATTTGTATCCGTCTCAAAATCCGTGGATGTAGTAAATGTCTGGGAAGAATGAGCCATATCCGCAAACAGATCTGTTCCAGTCTCCAGAGTATTGGTGAGCTTATACCCGTCTAGAGTGATCGAATTCTGAGTGGTCTCCGTAGCAGTCCCATTGATGAACTTCTCCACCTTATTCGTATGAGAAAGATAAGAGATCTTGCCCGTAGTAATCTCGATATGCTGGATATCGTGAGTGTATTTTACAGTTCCATAATCCTTGTTATCGGAACCTACAATACGGGTCTGCTGTTCCGCTCCACCCAAGGCGCGGTTGTCCATAAAATTGGAATAAGGTTGGCTAAAGTAAGAATGAACAGTCTTAGAGCCTGCAGCATCGGTCATCGTGAACTGCGAAAATCCGAACGCATCATTCTCCTTCTTTCCGTTAATGAACCCGGAGAAAGCGACCCCGCCAGAGTATGAATATGTTTTCGGGATCGTATTCCCAAAACCGTCGTCTAAGGTAATCTTAGTACAAACCCTATAATTGATGGGAAGATCCGGTATATCATCCGTTCCGTTATTATCGAATTTGGTAGAGTTCTCATATTCGAAGGAATAAGAACCGCCTATACCGTTGACAACCTTCTCCACGATATCCGGAACGCTTCCGTTGGACATGGCAAAATACCAGTTCGGTTCCTTAAGATGAATGATCCCTATATCCGTGATCCCATCTCCGTTATAATCTCCCTGGATCCACTGGAAAGGATAGACCTTGGTCATCAGATCCGGACGGTCCAAGTATACACTCGTCACAGGACCGCTCAAGCTTACGATCTTACTCTGGGAAAGATCATAGAGACTGTTGTCACCATTAGACACAATGATCGGATATCCTCTATGATCAAAAGCGTTCAGGAAACTAACTAATCCAGGATTGTATACAGTGCGAGTAACGCTAGTCGCAGTGATCCGTATCTTAGAGAATACTACGGAAGAATCAGAAGGGTCTTCGTAGACGATTGATTTACCGATCGTTTCAGGGAAGAGACCAAATTGAATTCCAGCTTGGCTAGATAGATCATAATTTGCTGTAGTTATAGGAAGACTGACTCCCCCGGTCAGTAGTTTGAATTGGATCGTCGTGGAACCGACAGTTCCCAAATACCATTTATGAGTTCCTGTCCTGCGATCGACGAAAAGGATCTGTGATTTTCCAGATCCTAAGAAATCTCCGGAGAAGAAACTGAAGTTCGTGCGGTTATTTCGATTCGCACTGGAAGTTCCCACTTGGAACAAATTATAAAGATAAGAAGAAAGAACATCTCCCGCAGGATCCAAATAGCGAGTTCCACTCGGACCGGTGATCAAAAATCTTCCTGCACCTGTAGTCGACTGGTCATCCAAAATAAGAACAGATTTTGAAGAAGTGGAATCAAAGTTGTCCACTAAGTAGGCGCTACTTCCTATATCGAAATTCCCGATCTGGGAATCCGTAATGCCTGCAAGGTCCTTGCTCTGAAAAGAAGTCCCGCTGGCCTGAGTTACTACGAAGAATTTATTCGTAGAGCCCAAATCCATAAAGAAGAGAACTTCATCTCTTGCATTCGTAGTGTATCGGTCCGCCTTTCCTTTGAAAAGAGTCCTAACGGTCGAAGCCTCTGGATTGAATCCAGTTAATACGGATTCAGTAAAAGTAGATCCTTTCTTAAAATCGAATACCCCAGCTTTTCGATCATAGATCAAAAGCTCCGGAGAAGAGCTGCAATCGTCCTGCGTAAAGCAACCTGGAAAGACCAACTCCCCCTTTCCAGGATTCGCATTTCCATCGTATTGATAATCGAGTAAGACAGTTTTGGTATCGGAAGCGGCGTTAATTACTCCGAACCCTTTGGTAAGTTTTACTTCGTCCAGAGGAAGAGGAGTCTTCATGACCCGGCTTTGGTCCGGTCCATAAGACATATCGCTGTAAATCTTATATCTGAATCCGTTATTCGTTGCTTCTCCGATCCAGAACCTTCCATCGGAAGCAGAAAAGAATCCTATGTCTGTCTGTCCGTCTCCGTTGAAATCTCCTTGGAGCCAACGAGTGACAGAAGTAAATTGGGGGGTTTTAGACCAGATCTGAAAGTTGATCGTACCGTTAGTCGTTGCGCCAAGTGTCCAGTTCCCGGAAGCACGATCGAAGAGTAGAAAATCCGAAATGCCATCTCCATTAAAATCTCCGGAGAATCGATCGTTCGAGAATAATGCCTGCTCAGGTGCAGTAAAGATCTTATAAAGTACCCAATTGGTCTTAAAATAGATCGGATCGGTCTTATCCGGATTTCGTAGATTCTCTCCTACGAACCAATATCCGTTACGAGCATCATATAAAGAAATATCGGTGAGCCCATCCCCGTTATAATCTCCAACCAGGAAGTGAGTCTTGTACTGAGATCTTCCTTCTACCGAAGTGTCAGTTGTGCTCACGCTATCCATGTTCGCGTTCGGAGAATAATCAGATCTGTATAAGTTCTGGAATTTCTTTCCGATCTTTAGGAATTCGAAGTATCCGCCTTTATTCAACATCAGGGTCCAAAGCCCGGTAGGCTCGTCGAACAGCATGGAATCGGATAAACCATTTCCGTCATAATCTCCCGGGAACCATTCCATACGGAAAATATCCGGGATACCGCTCATCAATCTTCCGTAATTCTTGAATTGAAATACTCTCCCATCATGTTCCGCTACGATAAGATCCCTTGTCTCCGGCAGATAAAAACCGATATCGGCCCTTCCATCTCCGTTAAAATCGCCACTCACATTTCCCTTGAAGAATCGGATCTTAGATGGCCCGTCATAATTCTTATAGCGGTTCGCGTAGAGTTTGAAATTATATCCGCCTTCCTTACGGCCTTCTGCCGCCTTCCAATTCCCGGATTGAGGATTGAAGAAGAGCATATCGGATATCCCGTCTCCGTTGAAGTCTCCTTCAAAATATTGAGTGGAATCGGGAAGGACTTCCGTTTCACTCGAAGCTTGGTTGGCAACCGTTTGCCAATTGAGGATGCGAGTCGCTGTGCTATATTGGAATTCAGGTTTGGTAGTTTGACGATCGGAGTTTACCGTTTTTAGAATGGGCCTTCCTGAATCAAAGGAAGTATCGTATACAAGAGTATACGTCCAAAGTTTCCCACCGTTCCAGCCTACTTCTACCGTATCCAAAAGACGATCCATGATCATAATGAATCCGGGAGCCTTACTTACATAAGCATCTGGTCTTGTTTTCGTATTGAATCGGACATACTGTTTAGGGGCAACACCGCTTTGTGTATTCCCAGTATATCGAATTTCTTGAATATATAAGTTTCTCTTTTCCGAATATTGGGAAGTGTCGTATTGCACTTCCATATAATTGCCGTTTCTATCTTCCTGCTTAGAAAGATACCAAGCATAGGTCCGAGTGATCTGACTCGGATCGTAGATCCGATTCGAAGACGTATCCCCGTAAGTATATTTAGTGCCGGAAGAATCCTGGACAGTCCAAATCCCTCCGTTCTCTATACTCGTTAAATTTAAAATGACGAAGTTCTGATCGGTAACTTCAATGCGATAGGTCCCGTTCTCATTCGAAGTGGAACCGGAAACCTTGATCAATCGTTTACCATTCCAGGTAAATGTATCGCGAGAATCGTAGAACAAAGCCCCATATTCCGGAGTTCGAGTAATTGCTCCCAATCCTAAGCTCCAGCCGATACCGACCCATCCGTCTCCACCATTGGAAGAATAGGACAACGCCAATTCAGGCTGCATTCCGGCCCGCCCGGAAGGAATTTGGATCGGATAATTTAAGGAAACCTCTCCGAAATGATTGGGCTCAGGTGGTGCAATAAAGATCGCTCCACTTAACGGATCCGCTTTCGTCTGCGGGTCATCTATGGACTCACTATAGTTCGTCGAGATAGAGAAAAGATCACTTCCCTCAGGAGAAGGTGCCGAACCGGGAGAAGGCAGTGAACTTCCAGTAGGAAGCACCGAACTGAAAATCCGATTCATAAGACCAGTTCCATGGGAACAAGAAACAAAGAACAAAGAGGCAGCTACAAGAAAAGCTCGGACGAAAAGATACCCTTGAAAAGAGCGTCCATTTCCTTTCCGAAAGAATTTGGGAACATTCAAGAATGGCTTCGCCTTTTCCCAAATATAGGATCTCTGCCTAAACATGTATAACTGCCTTTGTTTGATCGGTTAGCTACATAAACCTTGCCACTTTCTAGTTTTATAAAGTGGCAAGGTTCCTCTTTCGTCTTACGGAACGATTTGCACGCTGAGCGTGTAGTCCCTTTCGAGCAAAGGAGAAAGGAAGAAGTTATTCAAACCGTACTGCAAGGATCCAGGACTGTTCAGATCCAAATTGAATCCGCGGATTACTTGCTGAGTCGTATCCTGCGCAAACCAGATTGGGATCGATTTAGTATCGTTCACGGCGATAGACACTCCAGATTGAGTTCCTTGGTTCGTAGTACTGATGAAGAACTCTCCGCTTCCTTTTAAAGCAAATGGTGAGAGAGTCGCAGTCCTACCTCGGATCGTCCTTTGAGAATTCTCGTAATGCTCCCAAACAGATACGATTGTATTGTTGGAAAGAACCGTCTTGCCAGGTCTTTGCACTGCAGCCGCAGATACGGAACCGATTGGCAGTGCATTCGTATAAAGGAACTGACCGTCCGCAAGGTTTAATACCTTTAGGTTCATCCCTCCATTCAGAGAGTATGTAACGAAGAGGTAGTTTCCTGAAATCGAAGCTTCTAAGTCGGTTATATTTGAATCAATAGTAAGATCCGTTGTTCCCAACTTAGCCCCGGTTGCCATATCAATTCCACGAGCATACCAAACATTCGAGTTTGATTGCCAGACAACAAATCCTTTAGTCGAAGCTCCTTTCACATGAAGGAATCCAGGAGATGCGCTTGCTGCGGAAGTGATAACTTGGTCGGTCCCGACCATTGTACCTGTTGTCAAACTATAAAGGCAAGCGTTCGTAATCTTATTTCCGGAATTAGGATTCACGTAATGCCTTGCGACAATCGCAGTCGATCCGCCTAATCCTCCCACAGAAACTTCATATCTAGCCGGATCTCCGTTCATCGTATCGCTAATCAGGAAAGTATCGATAGACAATGCACCAGTCGCCGCATTGAAGATCCGTCCTCTTACCAATTTATGCGTATTAAAAACATCAATGTACTGGTTGTCACTCCAAGCAATCAAGGCTCGATCTGATCCTAAGGCGAGGCCAATTGTAGACCATGTGCCTAAATCGTAATTTCTCGTTACGATCTTCTGTTCAGTCCCAATCGCTGCATAAGTAGACATGTTTCGGAAAGCGATATAAATATCCCTACCGTTGTCCCAAACGATCGCCACCTTTCCATTATCCAGCTTTGCCAACAATTTGTTAGGACTTGTAATTGCTGTAGTGCTGATCTGGAATTGGGTAGAAAGAGCAGTTCCGGTTGAAACCTGGAACACTTTTCCGTAGATCGCAGTATCTCTTCTCCAGATAACCATAGTAGCGTCGCCTGAAGTAACGGAAACAGGCTCACTCAAAGGAACCGCAGTTCCTGGATCGCTCAGAACATAATCACTATTTAAAGTTCCCACTTTGTAAGTGCGTCCAGAATTTGTGCTCAGCTGAAACATCCCGGAAGAAAGAAAGCTGCTAAAACTTCCGGCATCCGCCCATGAATTCCAGTAAGGTACTCCTGTATTATAAGAACCCATCCAGTTTACAGCTCGATAATCAGGAGTATATCCTAAACATCCGAACGGATTGAAGAGATTCGTCGTTGAGCAACTGCTTGGACTTCCCCCTGTTAGGAAAGGTAAGAATTGCGGAATGGTAGGATCCGAAGCAGGAGCTGCATTGACCTGAGTATTCCAGTCTGTAATAAAGGAATTATCGACGATCAGACGAGCATCAGGAGCGGTCAGAATACTCGGAATTGTAACTCCGGTTGTTCTACTATTCTTAGTGCGGATCGCGCTGTCCACTACCACAGTATAATATCCGGAAGGAGCGCCTGGAGTTGGAGTGCTGCTTACTACATTATAAGGATAAGAGTCGCCGCTAATATAGATAGAATCGTTCGGCTCGATATTCCCATAGGCGCCAAAAAGATAAAGTGTAGTGTCTCCAATACTTGTAGGAACATCCAAGGAACCGCGCATCTTCTTCACATCTGTGTAAGCCAAAGGCCAGATCGTATTTCGATATGCGCTATTTAAAGCGGGACGGATATAAATATTTACCAAGCTATTGGATGGATCTACCACTTGGCTTAAAGTAGGCATACGTAGACAAATACGGAATGTCTGATCCGCATACCCGGAAGTATCGATCCACATCTTAC is from Leptospira langatensis and encodes:
- a CDS encoding SpvB/TcaC N-terminal domain-containing protein, with protein sequence MFFVSCSHGTGLMNRIFSSVLPTGSSLPSPGSAPSPEGSDLFSISTNYSESIDDPQTKADPLSGAIFIAPPEPNHFGEVSLNYPIQIPSGRAGMQPELALSYSSNGGDGWVGIGWSLGLGAITRTPEYGALFYDSRDTFTWNGKRLIKVSGSTSNENGTYRIEVTDQNFVILNLTSIENGGIWTVQDSSGTKYTYGDTSSNRIYDPSQITRTYAWYLSKQEDRNGNYMEVQYDTSQYSEKRNLYIQEIRYTGNTQSGVAPKQYVRFNTKTRPDAYVSKAPGFIMIMDRLLDTVEVGWNGGKLWTYTLVYDTSFDSGRPILKTVNSDRQTTKPEFQYSTATRILNWQTVANQASSETEVLPDSTQYFEGDFNGDGISDMLFFNPQSGNWKAAEGRKEGGYNFKLYANRYKNYDGPSKIRFFKGNVSGDFNGDGRADIGFYLPETRDLIVAEHDGRVFQFKNYGRLMSGIPDIFRMEWFPGDYDGNGLSDSMLFDEPTGLWTLMLNKGGYFEFLKIGKKFQNLYRSDYSPNANMDSVSTTDTSVEGRSQYKTHFLVGDYNGDGLTDISLYDARNGYWFVGENLRNPDKTDPIYFKTNWVLYKIFTAPEQALFSNDRFSGDFNGDGISDFLLFDRASGNWTLGATTNGTINFQIWSKTPQFTSVTRWLQGDFNGDGQTDIGFFSASDGRFWIGEATNNGFRYKIYSDMSYGPDQSRVMKTPLPLDEVKLTKGFGVINAASDTKTVLLDYQYDGNANPGKGELVFPGCFTQDDCSSSPELLIYDRKAGVFDFKKGSTFTESVLTGFNPEASTVRTLFKGKADRYTTNARDEVLFFMDLGSTNKFFVVTQASGTSFQSKDLAGITDSQIGNFDIGSSAYLVDNFDSTSSKSVLILDDQSTTGAGRFLITGPSGTRYLDPAGDVLSSYLYNLFQVGTSSANRNNRTNFSFFSGDFLGSGKSQILFVDRRTGTHKWYLGTVGSTTIQFKLLTGGVSLPITTANYDLSSQAGIQFGLFPETIGKSIVYEDPSDSSVVFSKIRITATSVTRTVYNPGLVSFLNAFDHRGYPIIVSNGDNSLYDLSQSKIVSLSGPVTSVYLDRPDLMTKVYPFQWIQGDYNGDGITDIGIIHLKEPNWYFAMSNGSVPDIVEKVVNGIGGSYSFEYENSTKFDNNGTDDIPDLPINYRVCTKITLDDGFGNTIPKTYSYSGGVAFSGFINGKKENDAFGFSQFTMTDAAGSKTVHSYFSQPYSNFMDNRALGGAEQQTRIVGSDNKDYGTVKYTHDIQHIEITTGKISYLSHTNKVEKFINGTATETTQNSITLDGYKLTNTLETGTDLFADMAHSSQTFTTSTDFETDTNSNQTRPKRVVSLASSTHETTTTILYDSKGNPTKKTTSYSGSGLPSVSSKVIDSSYDAYGNLVQEKDSSSSPNRGTSYEYDDELHQFITKKTSFGGSVQLQTRFTINYAKAFGSPEDSTDPNGNKTYFEYDDYGRLIESSADTDSGVKVLASYDFNSNYPLSAKTTFPSGSGDPDFATRSYKDGMGRVIYTVKRASNGLFVRSGKITYDGDGKVSRTGQPDWADASEIDTYAPHAEEKNPSQFRYDPIGRLVQTILPIAAGETEATVLSVTYNDPFETVEAHSGGTSKRTVKNSRGQVLYVEDFGSDGTDSQIGFCYDIAGNLIKKSDLNDGGNLSCDASGLTVKDTSGKNQAYWQFDAFGRQRKQSDPDFGVSTNTYNAFGDLTQSTDARGIVTTYSYDSLGRLSTRSVSDGDTYYDYDSGSGSENALGKLVKVEDGAQTKTFSYDKLGRVKKETRSLKNLTIDLADGPYITEYQYDLLDRVTIIDYPEHPVSYSRMRACYTYGTAGYISGISVQVNTNGILPGYCSKTIVENITYNEFGQTAGFTLGNGIQTNYTYDIKQRMVRINSTGDVDGNSKTLQDAVYAFNSRNNITSIANNSTDYTTAFNYSYDGLNRLVAADGIFQESASNYTKTFRQSFSYAQNGNLSAKREHNYTDSSIQDEWNYQYSNHQVTQINSTQSGNDRLVMSYDSSGNMLTQRDNLKDLTKNISVDSQNRITQVQDSLNVTIGSYWYDDGGFRVRKKALVPQGAGSVTQEILYPSKFYGLEYLDQDNLLRSINNVYLNGVRIAALNEEGTTAYFLTDQVDSVSHVLDEQGHTLTQTQYEPYGETLVQRGNLDFAPKYNSQELDKETNFYFYNARYYDPQIARFTSADTVIDGARSTQGWNRFSYVGGNPIRYKDPTGHWADDDGNIIASPEKPSYWSTPENPSYSAKAGAFFKGAIDSIPLHLATGFAALKISAAAPGTAPIILGGGIGLGIVEANAIASGEEQNEYGRTQGISILGRYERAGSLFAGGIIFGRLGKGLNQVKFSGNGGPEGGNVNAVVVRNPIGSHAKYDRFAERGITEKMTSVAIRKGQKFYDPKTDTHVYVQKGAFASGKDLLVGTNPATGKVTTAIRGSKLDNKRFIPIPKE